One segment of Nostoc piscinale CENA21 DNA contains the following:
- a CDS encoding alpha/beta hydrolase family protein, producing MQKPGSLKSQKYTLNYFDSARNRTLLTNIYLPNLLTPAPVIVISHGLGTDSSNFQYLATHLASYGFAVVVPNHPGSDPKQLRSQLPEQATQLVTADEFQNRPLDIKYILNQLEKSDKSDARFKGKLNLQQVGVIGHSLGGYTALALAGAKINFTQLKQDCTTEALRQTWNMSLLFQCRALELPNQSVNDNLQDNRVKAAIAINPITSSIFGKTGLSQIKTPVMIVASSNDTVAPALFEQILPFSWLTNSQKYLVTLIGGTHFSTIGDGNPASGQIALPTDVVGDVLQARRYINAFSVPFFQTYIAKKPHYISYLHPAYAQKNF from the coding sequence TTGCAAAAACCGGGAAGCTTAAAGTCACAAAAGTATACATTAAATTATTTTGACTCCGCCCGTAACCGTACATTATTAACTAATATTTATCTTCCTAATCTTTTAACTCCTGCACCAGTAATTGTAATTTCGCATGGTTTGGGTACAGATAGTAGTAATTTTCAATATTTAGCTACTCATTTAGCTTCTTATGGGTTTGCGGTAGTTGTTCCCAATCATCCAGGGAGTGATCCAAAACAACTGCGATCGCAACTTCCAGAACAAGCTACGCAATTAGTCACCGCCGATGAATTTCAAAACCGACCTTTAGATATTAAATATATCTTGAATCAGCTAGAAAAAAGTGACAAATCTGATGCTCGATTTAAAGGTAAACTCAACTTACAACAAGTAGGCGTTATTGGTCATTCTTTAGGTGGTTATACAGCCCTGGCTTTAGCAGGTGCGAAAATTAATTTTACCCAACTCAAACAAGATTGTACAACTGAGGCACTGCGCCAAACCTGGAATATGTCTTTATTATTTCAGTGTCGCGCCCTGGAACTGCCAAACCAATCTGTTAATGACAATTTACAAGATAATAGGGTAAAAGCTGCGATCGCTATTAACCCAATTACCAGTTCTATTTTTGGCAAAACTGGTTTAAGCCAAATCAAAACACCAGTAATGATTGTTGCTAGTAGCAATGATACAGTGGCACCAGCTTTGTTTGAGCAAATTTTACCTTTTTCTTGGTTAACCAATTCTCAAAAATATCTTGTCACTCTTATCGGTGGAACTCATTTTTCGACTATTGGTGATGGAAACCCCGCATCTGGACAAATAGCATTACCTACTGATGTAGTTGGCGATGTTTTACAAGCGCGGCGTTACATTAATGCTTTCAGTGTGCCGTTTTTTCAGACTTATATTGCAAAAAAGCCACATTATATCTCTTATCTCCATCCTGCTTACGCCCAAAAAAATTTCTAG
- the msrB gene encoding peptide-methionine (R)-S-oxide reductase MsrB, whose amino-acid sequence MNPRTEIVASSNTEFEVTKSEDEWRSILTPEQFRVLRKHGTERAFTSPLDKEYAQGTYVCAACDLPLFKSDTKFNSGTGWPSFFQPIEGAIATTVDRSLFMTRIEVHCRRCGGHLGHVFPDGPAPTGQRYCMNGVSLKFIPA is encoded by the coding sequence ATTAATCCGAGGACAGAAATCGTGGCAAGTTCTAATACTGAGTTTGAAGTTACCAAATCTGAAGATGAATGGCGCAGTATTTTAACACCAGAACAGTTTCGTGTTTTGCGTAAACATGGAACTGAACGTGCTTTTACCAGTCCCCTTGATAAAGAGTATGCACAGGGTACTTATGTGTGTGCAGCTTGTGACTTACCACTGTTTAAATCTGATACCAAGTTTAATAGTGGTACTGGCTGGCCAAGTTTCTTTCAACCAATTGAAGGTGCGATCGCTACTACTGTGGATCGTTCATTATTTATGACCCGCATAGAAGTTCATTGTCGTCGTTGTGGTGGACATCTAGGCCATGTATTTCCTGATGGCCCTGCGCCTACAGGTCAGCGTTATTGTATGAATGGTGTGTCGTTGAAATTTATTCCGGCTTAA
- a CDS encoding DUF427 domain-containing protein: MPKAVWNGATLAESDNTIVVEGNHYFPPDAINKQYFQDSSTHTTCPWKGVASYYSIAVDGQVNQDAAWYYPSAKEKAKNIEGYVAFWKGVKVEA; this comes from the coding sequence ATGCCTAAAGCAGTTTGGAACGGTGCAACTTTAGCCGAAAGTGACAATACTATAGTTGTGGAAGGTAATCATTATTTTCCTCCCGACGCAATTAATAAGCAGTATTTCCAAGACAGTAGCACCCACACCACTTGTCCCTGGAAAGGTGTTGCTAGTTACTACAGCATCGCAGTTGATGGACAGGTGAATCAAGACGCTGCTTGGTACTATCCCAGTGCCAAGGAAAAAGCTAAAAATATTGAAGGTTACGTCGCTTTCTGGAAAGGCGTAAAAGTCGAAGCTTAA
- a CDS encoding prolyl oligopeptidase family serine peptidase, whose translation MSTAKQITYPATHKSEQVDNYHGTVVADPYRWLENSDSEETKAWIDAQNKITFDFLGEIPARDKIKQRLTKLWDYEKYGIPFKEGESLRDGSTERYFYFKNNGLQNQSILYTLKKLDDEPQVLLDPNKLSADGTVALSGLSISDDGKLLAYGLATSGSDWQEWKVRDVATGKDLADHLKWIKFSGASWTTDNQGFFYSRYDEPNSKTQLEDVNYYQKLYYHKLGTPQSEDILIYQRPDQKEWGFGGGVTEDGRFLIISVWLGTDSRNLVFYKDLTNPEAEVVELISEFEADYSFIDNEDSVFYFRTDLNAPRGRVIAIDISKPDKSAWQEIIPQSAATLESVNILNNQFVADYLQDARSQIKIFDLKGAFVREVELPGVGSVGGFGGKRHDTETFYSFTSFTTPGTIYRYDMVTGKSQLFRQPKVGFNPDDYETKQVFYHSKDGTKVPMFITHKKGIKLDGNNPTYLYAYGGFNISLTPTFSVSMVVWMEMGGVYAMPNLRGGGEYGEEWHQAGMKEKKQNVFDDFIAAAEWLIANKYTKPAKLAIAGGSNGGLLVGACMTQRPDLFGAALPAVGVMDMLRFHKFTIGWAWTKEYGSPDNPEDFKTLYAYSPLHNLKPKTAYPATLITTADHDDRVVPAHSFKFAAALQATHQGDAPVLIRIETKAGHGAGKPTTKIIEEAADKWAFLVRTLDIKI comes from the coding sequence ATGTCAACAGCAAAACAGATTACTTATCCAGCTACCCACAAAAGCGAACAAGTGGATAACTACCACGGAACTGTAGTTGCAGATCCTTACCGTTGGTTAGAAAATTCTGATTCTGAAGAAACGAAAGCTTGGATTGACGCTCAAAATAAGATTACTTTTGACTTTTTAGGTGAAATTCCGGCTCGTGACAAAATTAAACAACGCTTAACTAAACTTTGGGATTATGAAAAGTACGGTATCCCATTTAAAGAAGGCGAATCTTTGCGAGACGGTTCCACCGAACGCTATTTTTATTTCAAAAATAACGGACTGCAAAATCAAAGCATATTATACACCTTAAAAAAGCTTGATGACGAACCGCAAGTTTTACTTGATCCAAATAAACTTTCTGCGGATGGAACGGTTGCTTTATCAGGATTATCGATTAGCGATGATGGTAAACTTTTAGCTTATGGTCTGGCAACTTCTGGTTCGGATTGGCAAGAATGGAAAGTCCGTGATGTAGCCACAGGTAAAGATTTAGCCGACCATTTGAAGTGGATTAAATTTTCTGGTGCATCTTGGACAACTGACAACCAAGGCTTTTTTTACAGTCGTTATGATGAACCAAATTCTAAAACTCAGTTAGAAGATGTTAACTATTATCAAAAGCTTTATTATCACAAATTAGGTACACCCCAATCAGAAGACATTTTAATTTATCAACGTCCTGACCAAAAAGAATGGGGATTTGGTGGTGGTGTCACAGAAGATGGACGCTTTTTAATTATTTCTGTGTGGCTGGGAACTGACTCGCGCAATTTGGTATTTTATAAAGATTTAACTAATCCCGAAGCGGAAGTTGTGGAATTAATTAGCGAGTTTGAAGCAGATTATAGCTTTATTGATAATGAAGATAGTGTTTTTTATTTTCGCACAGATTTAAATGCGCCACGGGGGAGGGTGATTGCTATTGATATTAGTAAACCCGATAAATCCGCATGGCAAGAAATTATTCCCCAAAGTGCAGCCACTTTAGAAAGTGTCAATATCCTCAATAATCAGTTTGTGGCTGATTATTTACAAGATGCGCGATCGCAAATCAAAATCTTTGACCTAAAAGGTGCATTTGTCCGCGAGGTAGAATTACCTGGAGTTGGTTCAGTTGGTGGTTTTGGTGGTAAACGTCATGATACGGAAACTTTTTATAGTTTCACAAGTTTTACTACCCCAGGCACAATTTATCGCTACGATATGGTAACAGGTAAAAGTCAACTGTTTCGCCAACCGAAAGTCGGCTTTAATCCTGATGATTATGAAACAAAACAAGTCTTTTATCACAGTAAAGATGGCACAAAGGTGCCGATGTTTATTACTCACAAAAAAGGCATTAAATTAGATGGAAATAATCCCACTTATCTTTATGCCTATGGTGGCTTTAATATCTCTTTAACACCAACTTTTTCTGTAAGTATGGTGGTGTGGATGGAAATGGGTGGTGTTTATGCTATGCCAAATCTACGTGGTGGTGGCGAATATGGCGAAGAATGGCATCAAGCCGGGATGAAAGAGAAAAAACAAAATGTGTTTGATGATTTTATTGCGGCGGCTGAGTGGCTAATTGCGAATAAGTATACAAAACCTGCCAAACTAGCGATCGCAGGTGGTAGTAATGGTGGTTTATTGGTGGGCGCTTGCATGACACAGCGCCCTGATTTATTTGGTGCAGCTTTACCAGCCGTTGGTGTTATGGATATGTTGCGCTTCCATAAATTTACTATCGGCTGGGCTTGGACTAAAGAATATGGTTCACCCGATAATCCTGAAGATTTCAAAACACTTTATGCTTATTCACCCTTGCATAATCTCAAACCAAAGACAGCTTATCCTGCCACTTTAATTACTACCGCAGATCACGACGATCGCGTTGTACCTGCCCATAGTTTCAAATTTGCGGCGGCTTTGCAAGCAACCCATCAAGGTGATGCACCAGTATTAATTAGAATTGAGACAAAAGCGGGACATGGCGCAGGTAAACCAACTACTAAAATCATTGAGGAAGCGGCGGATAAATGGGCGTTTTTAGTGCGGACTCTGGATATTAAAATTTAA
- a CDS encoding hybrid sensor histidine kinase/response regulator, with amino-acid sequence MLPEQQQRILGYFIEEARDHLNTIEQGLLNLQSTLNDPEMINEVFRAAHSIKGGAAMLGLTSIQHTSHRLEDCFKVLKEHPVRVDEKLESLFLGVADTLRALLEHLSGPYGLSEEAANHLMSEAEPVFKWLNEHLDLLVQKGDAAENSHTIIQAAHIETVSTLTEIFRREDIAAATEDTQVSTPALPAPENTWSEFQNQVLQSLRQMLQLFKQQATPESRQNLQQCCSQLEKLGQRWNLPNWSSLCQAAANAICNSENTYLTLAKIVITEIKQAQELVLQGRDAEITISQQLEALLSFPELESFSLNFDLLENPESTETETPIINTATDEEVSLIATVQPTDSVISLTDLNEQLNQNQAAINPPDDNGANLLFSDGEDESLTVARIDHHGPEVGLAELNTLADLFEGETPELDETWQQEEILEINPISDLEIDITEDPTADHDSDLADFLSLDHNSADSSSSNLDTTEDLGLLFGDNFLEKEPSASTTAPETQPDSSNVSNSDVDELLALTGDESQRPTTQEVTQPTNPAHPNTELSATQQDILDELFLEKVEINTNHPEIQLSNSEPDALSLDGLFAEGAENTLIPTAESGIGDLFESPSATTNVSQTEDDLHNFWNSPTEADTPSEFEDGLEEDVAKALEESLFAAAASGEIFADFSDTSSANIVDYRDEFELTFLQSDLDFDVDQEDDLFGDIKPPAVSDRPGSSSEIRNFSQEPEALDVKPEFTEKPPESEAVDAQSFGELEELNLFADLDITTDNEAITLDTLEAKIHGTYIQLDSSDNPDFDLFGDMSLRETTEISAQESVVNQDADLSLLDELLATDISELDPDLDRLLAETEIIEFSQLPNFENLLDDFLVTANPQTETTEPTVNNNFDLFSSKEMPPANNAEVGLKLEVYENINETVAVDVLRETTESPELLLEIIETVVDTPIVERLAAETIATPENTNQESAAEEDFADLEALLGEELPSHDAAIASDDFAALEALLGGNQQTPQSPAPEIHHTTIQEFPATTGHNSANETPTPPKLEDEFSDLEKLLAEADNTIAHTSPTKSNTGKAPRQTTRRNARFEETMKVPVKQLDDMSNLVGELVVNRNTLEQDHERLRQSLDNLLIQVQQLSDVGARMQELYERSLLEASLLASRNKREAQIPSSEHDTDRGFSELEMDRFTPFHTLSQEMIELIVRVRESASDIDFVTEETERVARQFRQVTTQLQEGLTRARMVPFSQAVDRLRRGVRDNAIKCGKQIELVIEGGDTLIDKMILDHLTDPLTHMLNNAIAHGIETPEERQAAGKPPVGEITIRAFHQGNQTVISVGDDGAGIDSEKVKAKAVRVGMITKEQAKSISRMEVYDLLFQPGFSIKDKADEISGRGVGMDVVRSEISEIRGTVNTDSAIGKGTTFTIRLPLTLSICKALCCVSDKARIAFPMDGVEDTLDIPAKNIQHNADGQAFISWRDTVLPFRPLKELLSFNRQLSRGNVYGGTRDDDTVSVVVVRSGNTLIALQIDLVLSEQEIVIKQFEGPAPKPIGVAGATVLGDGRIMPIADVLEIIDIFQGRISKNAGGTSWQQKVPPTVTETPAEKIDPTVLIVDDSITVRELLSLTFNKAGYRVEQARDGQEAWDKLRSGLPCDIVFCDIEMPRCDGLELLSRIQKDSSLNHLPIAMLTSRGADKHRQMAIQLGASGYFTKPYLEEALLEAAVRMLKGEKLVSSNG; translated from the coding sequence ATGCTGCCGGAACAACAACAGCGGATTTTAGGTTACTTTATCGAAGAAGCGCGAGACCACCTGAACACCATTGAACAGGGGTTGCTAAATCTGCAAAGTACCTTGAACGACCCGGAAATGATCAATGAAGTTTTTCGGGCAGCCCATTCTATTAAAGGTGGCGCAGCGATGCTGGGTCTAACCAGTATCCAGCATACATCTCACCGTCTGGAAGATTGCTTTAAAGTTCTCAAAGAACATCCGGTGCGGGTTGATGAAAAGTTAGAGTCTTTGTTTTTGGGTGTAGCTGATACTCTGAGAGCTTTATTAGAACATTTAAGTGGCCCTTACGGACTTTCCGAAGAAGCGGCCAATCATTTGATGTCGGAAGCTGAACCTGTATTTAAATGGCTAAATGAACATTTAGACTTATTGGTACAAAAAGGTGATGCAGCCGAGAATAGTCATACCATCATCCAAGCAGCCCATATCGAAACTGTCAGTACGCTGACCGAGATTTTCCGGCGCGAGGATATTGCAGCAGCGACAGAAGACACCCAAGTTTCCACACCAGCACTACCCGCACCGGAGAATACTTGGAGCGAATTCCAAAACCAGGTGCTGCAATCCCTCCGACAGATGTTGCAACTGTTTAAGCAACAAGCAACACCAGAATCACGGCAAAATCTTCAGCAGTGCTGTAGCCAGTTAGAGAAACTCGGACAGAGATGGAATTTACCTAACTGGTCTAGTTTATGTCAAGCTGCGGCTAATGCGATTTGTAATAGCGAAAATACTTATCTGACCTTAGCAAAAATTGTGATTACTGAGATTAAACAAGCTCAGGAATTAGTTCTGCAAGGGAGAGATGCTGAAATTACTATTAGTCAGCAATTAGAAGCACTGCTGAGTTTTCCCGAACTGGAGTCTTTCTCTTTAAACTTTGATTTATTGGAAAATCCAGAGTCGACAGAGACAGAAACACCAATTATTAACACCGCTACTGATGAGGAAGTTTCACTGATTGCTACTGTCCAACCAACAGATAGTGTTATCAGCTTGACGGATTTGAATGAACAGCTGAATCAAAATCAAGCAGCAATTAATCCTCCTGATGACAATGGGGCTAATTTGCTGTTTAGTGATGGCGAAGATGAATCATTGACTGTAGCGCGAATTGATCATCATGGCCCAGAGGTGGGATTAGCCGAATTAAATACTTTGGCTGATTTATTTGAAGGAGAAACACCAGAATTAGATGAAACTTGGCAACAAGAAGAAATTCTGGAAATTAATCCCATCAGTGATTTAGAAATCGATATTACTGAAGATCCAACAGCAGATCATGATAGTGATTTAGCTGATTTTCTGTCTTTAGATCATAACTCGGCTGACTCATCAAGCAGTAATCTCGACACTACCGAAGACCTGGGATTATTATTTGGTGATAATTTCTTAGAAAAAGAGCCTTCAGCATCAACTACAGCACCAGAAACTCAGCCAGATTCTAGCAATGTTAGTAACTCAGATGTAGATGAATTATTAGCCCTAACTGGAGATGAGTCGCAACGCCCCACTACGCAAGAAGTTACTCAACCAACAAATCCAGCTCATCCAAATACTGAATTATCTGCGACCCAGCAAGATATTTTAGATGAATTATTCCTCGAAAAGGTAGAAATAAATACTAATCATCCAGAAATTCAGTTATCAAATTCCGAACCAGATGCTTTATCTTTAGATGGTTTATTTGCGGAAGGGGCAGAAAATACCCTCATACCCACAGCAGAATCAGGCATTGGGGATTTATTTGAGAGTCCATCTGCCACAACAAATGTATCCCAGACAGAAGATGATTTGCATAACTTTTGGAATTCTCCAACGGAAGCAGATACACCGTCAGAATTTGAAGATGGTTTAGAAGAAGATGTCGCTAAAGCTTTAGAAGAAAGTTTATTTGCGGCGGCAGCTTCTGGGGAAATTTTTGCTGATTTTTCAGATACGAGTTCGGCAAATATTGTCGATTACAGAGATGAGTTTGAGCTAACTTTTCTCCAGTCAGATTTAGATTTTGATGTTGATCAAGAGGATGATTTATTTGGAGATATCAAGCCGCCTGCTGTGAGTGATCGCCCTGGATCATCGTCAGAAATTCGCAATTTTTCCCAAGAACCAGAGGCATTAGATGTAAAACCAGAATTTACAGAAAAACCACCAGAATCAGAGGCGGTTGATGCCCAAAGTTTTGGTGAATTAGAAGAATTAAATCTTTTTGCTGATTTAGATATAACGACAGATAATGAAGCAATTACTTTAGATACTTTAGAAGCAAAAATTCATGGTACTTATATTCAATTAGATAGTTCCGATAATCCAGATTTTGATTTGTTTGGCGATATGAGTCTTAGGGAAACTACTGAGATATCTGCCCAAGAATCAGTAGTTAATCAAGATGCAGACTTGAGTTTATTAGATGAACTATTAGCTACAGATATTAGTGAATTAGATCCAGATTTAGACCGATTACTAGCGGAAACAGAAATTATTGAATTTTCCCAACTGCCAAACTTTGAAAATTTACTAGATGATTTCTTAGTTACTGCTAATCCGCAAACAGAGACAACAGAACCAACAGTTAACAATAATTTTGATTTATTTTCTAGCAAGGAAATGCCACCTGCCAATAATGCCGAGGTAGGATTAAAACTAGAAGTTTATGAAAATATTAATGAAACAGTCGCTGTTGATGTATTAAGAGAAACAACAGAGTCGCCAGAATTGTTATTAGAAATTATTGAAACTGTAGTAGATACACCAATAGTTGAACGACTAGCAGCAGAAACAATTGCAACTCCAGAAAATACTAATCAAGAATCAGCAGCAGAAGAGGATTTTGCAGATTTAGAAGCATTATTGGGTGAAGAATTACCGAGTCATGATGCAGCGATCGCCTCTGATGATTTTGCAGCTTTAGAAGCATTATTAGGGGGTAACCAGCAAACCCCTCAATCACCTGCGCCAGAAATTCATCACACTACTATTCAAGAATTTCCCGCCACAACTGGTCATAATTCTGCCAACGAAACACCAACACCGCCAAAATTAGAAGATGAATTTAGTGATTTAGAAAAACTCCTCGCGGAAGCAGATAACACCATAGCCCACACATCACCAACTAAATCCAACACTGGTAAAGCGCCCCGTCAAACAACGCGGCGGAATGCCAGATTTGAAGAAACAATGAAAGTGCCAGTCAAACAACTGGATGATATGAGTAATTTAGTTGGGGAATTGGTTGTGAATCGCAACACCTTAGAACAGGATCATGAACGGTTGCGACAGTCACTAGATAACTTGTTGATTCAAGTGCAGCAGTTGTCAGATGTGGGCGCGAGAATGCAAGAATTGTATGAGCGATCGCTCCTAGAAGCTTCTCTCTTAGCCAGCCGCAACAAACGAGAAGCCCAAATTCCATCTTCAGAACATGATACTGATCGAGGTTTCAGCGAATTAGAAATGGATCGGTTTACGCCGTTCCACACATTGTCTCAGGAAATGATTGAATTGATTGTACGAGTGCGGGAGTCAGCGAGTGACATCGACTTTGTAACCGAAGAAACTGAACGTGTCGCCAGACAATTCCGTCAAGTCACAACGCAATTGCAAGAAGGTTTAACCCGTGCCCGCATGGTGCCATTTTCTCAGGCGGTTGACCGTTTGCGGCGTGGTGTCAGAGATAACGCCATTAAATGCGGCAAACAAATAGAGTTGGTGATTGAAGGTGGCGATACTTTAATTGACAAGATGATTTTAGATCATCTCACCGATCCGCTAACCCACATGTTGAATAATGCGATCGCGCATGGGATTGAAACTCCCGAAGAACGCCAAGCTGCGGGTAAACCACCAGTGGGCGAAATTACCATTCGCGCCTTCCACCAAGGAAACCAAACCGTCATTTCTGTGGGTGATGACGGTGCAGGTATCGACTCAGAAAAAGTCAAAGCTAAGGCTGTAAGAGTCGGGATGATTACCAAAGAACAAGCCAAAAGCATCTCGCGGATGGAAGTTTATGATTTGCTCTTCCAACCGGGCTTTAGTATAAAAGATAAAGCCGATGAAATTTCTGGCCGTGGCGTAGGGATGGATGTGGTGCGTTCCGAGATTAGTGAAATTCGCGGGACGGTGAATACAGATTCCGCCATTGGTAAAGGTACAACATTCACGATTCGCCTCCCACTGACATTAAGTATTTGTAAAGCCCTGTGTTGCGTATCAGATAAAGCGCGAATTGCCTTCCCGATGGATGGAGTGGAAGATACTTTAGATATCCCCGCTAAGAATATTCAACATAATGCTGATGGCCAAGCATTTATTTCTTGGCGTGATACAGTCTTACCCTTCCGTCCGTTGAAAGAACTGTTATCTTTTAATCGCCAGTTGAGTCGCGGTAATGTTTACGGTGGTACAAGGGATGATGATACAGTTTCGGTGGTGGTGGTGCGATCGGGCAATACGTTAATTGCTTTACAAATTGACTTGGTACTCAGCGAACAAGAAATTGTAATTAAGCAATTTGAAGGGCCAGCACCGAAACCCATCGGTGTCGCAGGTGCTACGGTTCTCGGTGATGGTCGAATTATGCCAATTGCTGACGTGTTGGAAATTATCGACATCTTCCAAGGACGGATATCTAAAAATGCTGGTGGTACTTCTTGGCAGCAAAAAGTTCCGCCTACCGTTACAGAAACTCCGGCGGAGAAAATTGATCCGACTGTACTCATTGTTGACGACTCAATTACAGTTCGAGAATTGTTATCTTTGACCTTTAATAAAGCAGGCTATCGCGTTGAACAAGCCCGTGATGGTCAAGAAGCTTGGGATAAACTGCGCTCTGGGCTACCTTGCGATATCGTATTCTGTGATATTGAAATGCCCCGTTGCGACGGACTGGAGTTACTATCACGCATTCAAAAAGATTCCAGCCTGAATCATTTACCTATCGCTATGCTGACCTCACGCGGTGCTGACAAACACCGACAAATGGCAATTCAACTTGGTGCTAGTGGCTACTTCACTAAGCCTTATCTCGAAGAGGCTTTACTCGAAGCTGCTGTCAGGATGTTGAAGGGAGAAAAATTGGTGAGTAGTAACGGTTGA